Proteins encoded in a region of the Zunongwangia endophytica genome:
- the pta gene encoding phosphate acetyltransferase gives MNKGIYIATMEEDSGKSLISLGLMQTLLGKTDKVGYFRPIIDDFPDGQKDNHIETVLSQFDIEIPYEEAYGVTRKELVDKRNDGKAGEVIDVIIQKYKKLEEEFNFVLVEGTDFSVKGNVFEFDTNVTIAKNLGLPTIIISSGKDKSQKELVDALNFVYSSFTNRDVKVIGVVANKIQEENIENVRTDLNNFFPKEVEVSIVPMVKTLLHPTIKEIVEELEGKVIFGETHLNNQTGNFGVGAMQLRNYLTKLKENSLVITPGDRADIILGALQAHISANYPPISGIILTGGLIPEDSILKLIEGLSQIVPIVSVQGGTFNVTNRIGNIKSKIYKDSKQKIMTSLAVSDKYLNLDSLTEKLFNFQPKALTPKMFQYSLYKRAQQSRKRIVLPEGTDERILIATMRLIALNIVDITLLGSIDKIKNKIADLGLNIDLSKIDVIDPVHSDKYDEYSETFYELRKHKNVNMDMARDMMADVSYYGTMMIHKGDADGMVSGAAHTTQHTIRPALQFIKTKSGVSVVSSVFFMCLEDRVSVFGDCAINPNPNAAELAEIAISSAESSLAFGIEPKIAMLSYSSGTSGKGEDVDRVREATEIVRNKRPDLKVEGPIQYDAAVDATIGKSKLPDSEVAGQASVLIFPDLNTGNNTYKAVQRETGALAIGPMLQGLNKPVNDLSRGCTVDDVFNTVIITAIQAQGI, from the coding sequence ATGAATAAAGGTATCTACATTGCTACCATGGAAGAAGACAGTGGAAAGTCTTTAATTTCCCTGGGACTAATGCAAACGCTTTTAGGTAAAACAGATAAAGTAGGATATTTTAGACCTATTATTGACGATTTTCCCGACGGTCAAAAAGATAATCATATCGAAACGGTTTTATCGCAATTCGATATAGAAATTCCTTACGAAGAAGCCTACGGAGTAACCCGAAAAGAACTGGTTGATAAAAGAAATGACGGTAAAGCAGGCGAGGTAATTGATGTTATTATCCAGAAGTATAAAAAACTGGAAGAAGAATTCAATTTTGTTTTGGTTGAAGGTACCGACTTTTCTGTAAAAGGAAATGTTTTTGAATTCGACACCAATGTAACCATTGCTAAAAACCTGGGCCTTCCTACAATAATTATTTCAAGCGGTAAGGATAAAAGTCAGAAGGAACTCGTTGACGCACTGAATTTTGTTTACAGCTCGTTCACGAATCGTGATGTTAAAGTTATTGGCGTAGTTGCTAATAAAATTCAGGAAGAAAATATTGAAAATGTTAGAACCGATCTCAATAATTTTTTCCCGAAAGAAGTAGAAGTTTCTATCGTACCCATGGTAAAGACTTTGCTCCACCCTACCATCAAAGAGATTGTAGAAGAACTGGAAGGTAAAGTTATATTTGGAGAAACGCATTTAAATAATCAAACCGGGAATTTTGGAGTTGGCGCAATGCAACTGCGTAACTATCTCACCAAACTTAAAGAAAATAGTCTAGTCATTACTCCGGGAGATCGCGCAGATATTATTCTTGGTGCGTTGCAAGCACATATTTCAGCTAATTATCCTCCAATATCAGGAATTATTCTTACCGGCGGACTAATCCCCGAGGATAGTATCTTAAAACTAATCGAAGGACTTTCACAAATCGTTCCTATAGTTTCTGTACAAGGTGGAACTTTTAATGTGACTAACCGTATTGGTAATATCAAGTCCAAAATTTATAAAGACAGTAAACAGAAGATCATGACGTCTCTGGCTGTTTCAGATAAATATTTAAATCTTGATAGTCTTACTGAAAAACTCTTCAATTTTCAGCCAAAAGCGCTTACGCCAAAGATGTTTCAGTATAGTCTTTACAAGCGTGCGCAGCAATCTAGAAAAAGAATCGTGCTTCCTGAAGGTACAGACGAGCGTATTTTAATTGCCACAATGCGTCTTATTGCACTGAATATTGTAGACATTACGCTGTTAGGAAGTATCGATAAAATTAAAAATAAGATCGCCGATCTTGGTCTAAATATCGATTTAAGCAAAATCGATGTGATCGACCCGGTGCATTCAGATAAATACGACGAGTATTCAGAAACTTTTTATGAACTAAGAAAACATAAGAATGTAAATATGGATATGGCTCGAGATATGATGGCCGATGTTTCTTACTACGGAACCATGATGATCCATAAAGGTGATGCCGACGGAATGGTCTCTGGAGCTGCACATACTACCCAACACACCATTAGGCCTGCACTTCAGTTTATTAAAACTAAATCAGGAGTATCAGTAGTTTCTTCAGTATTCTTTATGTGTTTAGAAGATCGAGTTTCAGTATTTGGCGACTGTGCGATTAATCCTAATCCTAATGCCGCAGAACTTGCTGAAATTGCAATTTCTTCCGCAGAAAGTAGTCTCGCATTTGGTATTGAACCTAAAATTGCAATGCTGTCGTATTCTTCAGGAACTTCAGGTAAAGGTGAAGATGTAGACCGCGTTCGTGAAGCTACAGAAATTGTTAGAAATAAACGACCAGATCTTAAGGTGGAAGGTCCAATTCAATACGATGCTGCGGTCGATGCTACAATTGGTAAAAGTAAATTACCAGATTCTGAAGTTGCAGGACAAGCCAGTGTACTTATTTTCCCAGATCTCAATACTGGTAACAACACTTACAAAGCAGTACAGAGAGAAACCGGAGCTTTGGCTATAGGGCCAATGTTACAGGGACTTAATAAACCGGTTAACGATTTAAGTAGAGGGTGTACCGTAGACGACGTTTTTAATACAGTAATTATAACAGCTATCCAGGCACAAGGAATTTAA
- a CDS encoding acetate/propionate family kinase yields MNILVINSGSSSIKYQLIKMPEETVAASGLVERIGLEGALIHYNAGETKLSKEVEIPDHETGLKRITAFLMDSDVGVIEDENHIQIVGHRVVHGGKSLTKTVEVTAEVKEEIRNVFPLAPLHNPHNLRGIEVAEKVFANAKQVVVFDTAFFHTMPQKAYQYAIPKKFMEENAVRSYGFHGTSHKYVSEKAIAYLNEKGLPSEKIITVHLGNGCSISAIKDGIAIDHSLGMGPANGLIMGTRAGDIDQSVIFYLIDKLGYTPQQVNDILLKESGMLGLTGYSDMRDIEEKSAEGNETCRLALYMNGYRIKKYIGSYIAALNGVDAVVFTAGIGENSSVIRKIALEDMEYLGLHLDHRKNDVRGKTIRPINSPEAEKQILIVPTNEELEIAKQSYNLIK; encoded by the coding sequence ATGAACATTTTAGTTATAAACTCAGGGAGTTCTTCTATAAAATACCAACTTATAAAAATGCCAGAAGAAACTGTTGCGGCTAGCGGACTGGTAGAGCGCATAGGTTTAGAGGGAGCCTTAATACATTATAATGCAGGTGAAACCAAACTTAGTAAAGAAGTAGAAATCCCAGATCACGAAACCGGACTAAAAAGAATTACTGCTTTTTTGATGGATAGTGACGTTGGTGTAATAGAGGATGAAAATCATATTCAGATTGTTGGACATCGTGTGGTTCACGGCGGAAAAAGTTTAACAAAAACAGTTGAAGTTACTGCTGAAGTTAAAGAAGAGATTAGAAATGTATTTCCGTTGGCTCCTTTACATAATCCTCATAATTTAAGAGGAATTGAAGTAGCTGAAAAAGTTTTTGCAAATGCGAAACAAGTAGTCGTTTTTGATACTGCCTTTTTCCATACTATGCCGCAAAAAGCATATCAATATGCTATTCCTAAAAAGTTTATGGAAGAAAATGCGGTACGATCTTATGGTTTTCATGGAACCAGCCATAAATATGTTTCTGAAAAAGCAATTGCATATTTGAATGAAAAAGGCCTTCCTTCAGAAAAAATAATCACAGTACATCTTGGTAATGGATGCAGCATTAGTGCTATTAAAGATGGAATTGCTATCGATCATTCTTTGGGAATGGGACCGGCAAACGGACTTATAATGGGAACTCGTGCTGGTGATATCGATCAATCTGTAATCTTTTATTTAATCGATAAGCTTGGTTACACTCCGCAACAAGTAAATGATATTTTGCTGAAAGAAAGCGGAATGTTAGGACTTACCGGTTATAGCGATATGCGCGATATTGAAGAGAAATCGGCTGAAGGTAATGAAACCTGTCGATTAGCGCTTTACATGAACGGGTATCGCATTAAAAAATATATTGGTTCTTATATCGCTGCTTTAAATGGCGTTGATGCCGTTGTATTTACAGCCGGAATTGGTGAAAATAGCAGTGTTATTAGAAAGATTGCTTTAGAAGATATGGAATATCTAGGGCTTCATCTGGATCATCGAAAAAATGATGTTCGCGGAAAAACAATTCGTCCTATAAATTCGCCTGAAGCAGAGAAACAAATTTTAATCGTTCCTACTAACGAAGAGTTGGAAATTGCTAAGCAATCATATAATTTGATTAAATAA
- a CDS encoding DUF6624 domain-containing protein: protein MQRLSSVILVPLLFIFHAVFGQNEQILAQLDSIWNTDQGIRMKLVKLQQEGKTKTSEFKDLISEMKIQDSINQKKVDEILQNGWPKNLNLQQNRTLFLVIQHADLETQKMYLPIIESAVKNGQTLPSNLALLKDRVALRGGGKQIYGSQVWIDNTTGRKYVRPYKILKKLIA from the coding sequence ATGCAAAGATTATCATCAGTAATTTTAGTGCCGCTTTTATTTATATTTCATGCTGTTTTTGGCCAAAATGAACAAATTTTGGCACAATTAGATTCTATTTGGAACACAGATCAGGGAATAAGGATGAAGTTAGTGAAACTTCAACAGGAAGGGAAAACTAAAACTTCAGAATTCAAAGATCTTATTTCTGAAATGAAAATTCAGGATTCGATCAATCAAAAAAAAGTGGATGAAATTTTACAAAATGGATGGCCAAAAAACCTTAATCTTCAGCAAAATCGTACCTTATTTTTAGTCATTCAGCACGCCGATTTAGAGACACAAAAAATGTATCTTCCTATTATCGAATCTGCGGTTAAAAATGGGCAAACTTTACCTTCAAATCTTGCATTATTAAAAGACAGAGTGGCACTTAGAGGAGGAGGAAAGCAAATTTACGGAAGTCAGGTTTGGATCGATAATACCACTGGTAGAAAATATGTTCGGCCATACAAAATCCTGAAAAAGTTGATAGCATAA
- a CDS encoding MBL fold metallo-hydrolase codes for MKVTFLGTGTSQGIPIIGSNHPVCLSENPKDKRLRVSIMVEWNDLNILIDCGPDFRMQMLANNFKKLDAILFTHEHNDHVAGLDDIRPFFFRQGDIPIYAHNRVLDALKKRFDYIFVTENKYPGAPGVKQHIVTNDSFEIGGKEIIPVSYLHNRLQVYGYRMEKFAYLTDIKSISEKEAEKLNNLDVVVVSALRVEPHHSHFNLAEALEFIEKIQPKKAYLTHISHLLGFHEEVEQSLPENVHLAYDNLKITIDEK; via the coding sequence TTGAAAGTTACATTTCTAGGCACAGGCACATCACAAGGAATCCCAATTATTGGAAGTAATCATCCCGTTTGTTTAAGCGAAAATCCTAAGGATAAACGCTTAAGGGTTTCGATTATGGTCGAGTGGAACGATCTAAATATACTTATAGATTGCGGCCCCGATTTTAGAATGCAGATGCTGGCAAATAATTTCAAAAAGTTGGATGCCATCCTTTTTACTCACGAGCATAATGATCATGTTGCTGGTTTAGACGATATACGCCCGTTTTTCTTTAGACAGGGCGATATTCCAATTTACGCACATAATCGTGTTTTAGATGCTTTAAAAAAGCGATTTGACTACATTTTTGTTACTGAAAATAAATATCCGGGAGCACCTGGCGTTAAGCAGCATATCGTTACTAATGATAGTTTTGAGATCGGTGGAAAAGAAATTATTCCGGTAAGCTATTTACATAATCGATTACAGGTCTACGGTTATCGAATGGAAAAGTTTGCGTATTTAACCGATATAAAATCTATTTCTGAAAAAGAAGCCGAAAAACTGAATAATCTTGATGTAGTCGTTGTTAGTGCATTACGTGTAGAGCCTCATCATTCGCATTTCAATTTAGCTGAAGCACTAGAGTTTATCGAAAAAATTCAACCCAAAAAGGCATATTTAACGCATATAAGTCATTTGCTTGGTTTTCACGAAGAGGTAGAGCAATCTTTACCCGAAAATGTACATTTAGCTTATGATAATTTGAAAATAACGATTGATGAAAAATAA
- a CDS encoding TonB-dependent receptor has translation MPITIMGDKEFENVPSIKSKALRINLNENIYGTFSEIGAGQETVRNFFRAGGASGTIAKAMSAYDKDFSDAIYGVEDDRRYVTEARLKKMLSHEIKLIEERISREKHPNKLFFSYANTVATIDFAKKYKGHGWVGIRYQVSPEEDYNEISLHLRFKENDARHQQNTLGILGVNLIYGAYYKFDNPKKLLRYLYDHIDKDQLEIDTINFSGPRFDKVDNRLMSLQLVKNGMTDAVMFSPNGNNVLPAKILYKKNILALRGSFRPVTKVNMDMFEKSRELFFSENRVSEEDTEVIFEITLSNLRAEGEIDERDFMDRAELLCSLGQTVMISNFQEYYKVVEYFSKYSKMRMGLAMGVNNLIDVFDEKYYRHLSGGILEAFGKLFFKDLKVYLYPLKDSETGEITTSENLMVHPRMKELYKFFKYNGRVEDIENYNPEILDIYSREVLQMITDGKEGWEDMLPEKTTSMIKEQNLFHYKENKEKAEKV, from the coding sequence ATGCCAATCACCATAATGGGCGACAAGGAATTTGAGAATGTTCCTTCTATAAAAAGTAAAGCGCTACGCATCAATCTAAACGAAAATATTTATGGTACCTTCTCTGAAATTGGCGCAGGACAGGAAACTGTAAGAAATTTTTTTAGAGCCGGTGGTGCATCGGGTACGATTGCCAAAGCGATGAGTGCTTACGATAAGGATTTTAGTGATGCTATTTATGGCGTTGAAGATGACAGAAGATACGTTACTGAAGCCCGACTTAAAAAAATGCTTTCTCACGAGATTAAATTAATCGAAGAAAGAATTTCTAGAGAGAAACACCCCAATAAACTTTTCTTTAGCTACGCCAATACGGTGGCTACAATCGATTTTGCAAAAAAATATAAAGGTCATGGTTGGGTTGGAATTCGTTACCAGGTAAGTCCAGAGGAAGATTATAATGAAATTAGTCTTCACCTTCGATTTAAAGAAAACGATGCCCGCCATCAACAAAATACTTTAGGAATTTTAGGTGTCAATCTTATTTACGGCGCTTATTATAAGTTCGATAACCCTAAAAAATTACTTCGCTATTTATACGATCACATCGACAAAGATCAATTAGAAATTGATACCATTAACTTTTCTGGACCAAGATTCGATAAAGTTGATAATCGATTGATGAGCTTACAGTTGGTTAAAAACGGAATGACCGATGCGGTAATGTTTAGCCCGAACGGAAATAATGTTTTACCAGCAAAAATTCTTTACAAGAAAAATATCCTTGCCCTTCGCGGTAGTTTTAGACCTGTAACTAAGGTAAACATGGATATGTTTGAAAAATCCAGAGAATTATTCTTTAGTGAAAATAGAGTTTCTGAAGAAGATACCGAGGTGATTTTTGAAATTACACTATCCAATCTAAGAGCTGAAGGTGAGATCGATGAAAGAGATTTTATGGATCGCGCAGAGCTTCTTTGCTCTTTGGGACAAACAGTAATGATCTCTAATTTTCAGGAATATTATAAGGTGGTAGAATACTTTAGCAAATACTCGAAAATGAGAATGGGTCTTGCTATGGGAGTAAATAACCTAATCGATGTTTTTGATGAAAAATACTATCGCCATTTAAGCGGTGGAATTCTGGAAGCTTTTGGTAAATTATTTTTTAAAGATTTAAAAGTTTATCTATATCCACTGAAAGATTCTGAAACTGGTGAAATTACCACGAGTGAAAATTTAATGGTGCACCCAAGAATGAAAGAATTGTACAAATTCTTTAAGTATAATGGTCGTGTAGAAGATATAGAAAATTATAATCCAGAAATTCTTGATATTTACTCTAGAGAAGTGTTACAAATGATAACCGATGGTAAAGAAGGCTGGGAAGATATGCTACCTGAAAAAACGACTAGCATGATTAAAGAACAAAACTTATTTCATTACAAAGAAAATAAAGAGAAGGCTGAAAAAGTCTAA
- a CDS encoding TonB-dependent receptor encodes MKKTLLLLLLILSRFYVSYSQNKDVELSGYVFDEQQNPISNANVYLKNSTYGTYTNQDGSFKLDNIKKGEYTIIISEIGFIKKELKINIQSNENIEIKLQKEINSLSDVLISGEKETSYTTRKVSPSLKLNEEIINIPQNIQIITNDVLKDQATISIMENVTRNVSGAQMIEHWGNFARINMRGFRIPPFRNGMNVLSTWGPMAEDLALVDRIEVVKGPSAFMLSSGEPGGLYNVVTKKPTGNPGGEIGILTGSYSTLRATADIEGNLSEDKKLQYRFVGAASTKEAHRDYEPENRYTIAPSIKYNFNDKTSITAQYTYQYYKTKLIGSAYVFAPNEYADVDRDFTLSDPRLGPAVMKEHYGFINFEHQLNQHWNLTAQLSYINYEHEGSSLWLDSSFGVKDNGDLLRSISIWDAKEEQKLGQVFINGKELTGDISHTILGGLDYGNKNYIADWAQSVNLDTQDNPFNIYDPQPAAILPEFDRSTELQQRASGIITSNYLSYYIQDQVGFLDDDLRVTLAGRYTEFESSAYGVPSNDKVFTPRVAVSFSILDNLIAYGMYDQTFLPEQGTNRIGEPFDPVTAEDIEGGLKFEFFNGNWNATATYFDIHKDKFLVADPEDANYSVQVDTDITSRGFEFDTRGEITKGLNLILNYAYTNVEDADGNPIAGFSKHITNGWLDYKFQTQNLKGVGLSLGYQYLIDRSSWVWGANGQTDLPDYFRMDGALSWENDNFRVSVNLNNLLNEYLYSGADYGTYVYWQSEPGRNFRLSLNYKF; translated from the coding sequence ATGAAAAAAACACTACTTTTACTTCTTCTTATTCTAAGTAGATTCTACGTCAGTTATTCTCAAAATAAGGATGTAGAACTAAGCGGGTATGTTTTTGATGAACAGCAAAACCCCATTAGCAACGCCAACGTATATTTAAAGAATTCTACCTACGGCACCTATACCAATCAAGATGGTTCTTTTAAACTTGATAACATCAAAAAAGGGGAATACACGATTATAATTTCTGAAATTGGCTTTATAAAAAAAGAATTGAAGATCAATATTCAATCCAATGAAAACATCGAAATCAAGCTTCAAAAAGAAATTAATTCGCTGTCTGATGTTTTGATTTCAGGAGAAAAAGAAACTTCATACACCACTCGCAAAGTCTCACCTTCCCTAAAACTAAACGAAGAAATCATTAATATTCCTCAGAATATCCAGATCATTACCAATGATGTATTAAAAGATCAAGCCACAATTTCTATCATGGAAAATGTTACCCGAAACGTAAGTGGCGCGCAAATGATCGAACATTGGGGAAATTTTGCAAGAATCAATATGCGTGGGTTTAGAATTCCGCCTTTTCGAAATGGAATGAACGTTCTTTCCACCTGGGGCCCAATGGCTGAAGATCTTGCTTTAGTAGATCGGATTGAAGTGGTTAAAGGGCCATCTGCCTTTATGCTTTCTAGCGGTGAGCCTGGCGGACTTTATAACGTAGTTACCAAAAAACCAACAGGAAACCCTGGCGGCGAAATTGGTATTCTTACCGGTAGTTACAGTACATTGCGTGCTACTGCAGATATCGAAGGCAATTTATCTGAAGATAAAAAACTACAATATCGATTTGTAGGTGCCGCGTCAACTAAAGAAGCTCATAGAGATTACGAGCCAGAAAATCGTTACACGATCGCACCGAGTATAAAATATAACTTTAACGATAAAACATCAATAACTGCACAGTATACTTATCAATATTACAAAACAAAACTTATAGGATCTGCCTATGTTTTTGCTCCTAACGAATATGCCGATGTGGATCGAGATTTCACGTTATCTGATCCAAGACTTGGGCCTGCGGTTATGAAAGAGCATTACGGCTTTATCAATTTTGAACATCAGTTAAATCAGCATTGGAATTTAACCGCACAGCTTAGTTATATCAATTATGAGCACGAAGGCTCCAGTCTTTGGTTAGACAGTTCATTTGGAGTTAAGGATAATGGTGATTTATTAAGAAGTATTAGTATATGGGATGCTAAAGAAGAACAAAAACTGGGACAGGTATTTATTAATGGTAAAGAATTAACTGGTGATATTTCCCATACGATCTTAGGCGGTTTAGACTACGGAAATAAAAACTATATCGCAGATTGGGCACAAAGCGTCAATTTAGATACACAGGATAATCCATTTAATATCTATGATCCTCAGCCTGCAGCTATATTGCCAGAATTTGATAGAAGTACGGAACTACAACAACGCGCCAGTGGAATTATAACTTCCAATTATCTGTCTTATTATATTCAGGATCAAGTAGGCTTTTTAGATGATGATCTTCGCGTGACACTTGCAGGAAGATACACCGAATTTGAAAGCAGTGCTTACGGTGTACCTTCAAATGATAAAGTATTTACACCTCGTGTTGCAGTTTCCTTTTCGATCTTAGATAATTTAATTGCTTACGGAATGTACGACCAAACTTTCTTGCCAGAACAGGGAACCAATAGAATTGGTGAACCCTTTGATCCTGTAACTGCTGAAGATATCGAAGGAGGCTTAAAATTTGAATTCTTCAACGGTAATTGGAATGCTACCGCTACTTATTTTGATATTCATAAAGATAAATTTCTGGTTGCAGATCCTGAAGATGCCAACTATTCAGTGCAGGTCGATACCGATATTACTTCTCGTGGTTTCGAGTTTGATACCCGCGGTGAAATTACCAAAGGCTTAAATCTTATTCTAAACTATGCCTATACAAACGTAGAAGATGCCGATGGAAACCCAATTGCCGGATTTTCTAAACACATCACTAATGGATGGTTAGATTATAAGTTTCAGACGCAAAATTTAAAAGGAGTGGGTCTTTCACTAGGTTACCAGTATTTAATAGATCGTTCTTCTTGGGTTTGGGGAGCCAATGGACAGACAGATCTTCCAGATTATTTTAGAATGGACGGTGCTTTAAGTTGGGAAAATGATAACTTCCGCGTGTCAGTTAACCTAAATAATCTCCTAAACGAATATTTATACTCTGGTGCAGATTATGGTACATACGTCTACTGGCAAAGTGAACCGGGCAGAAACTTTAGATTAAGCCTTAACTATAAATTTTAA
- a CDS encoding DUF4198 domain-containing protein, with protein MKKLSLIFLFLLCYSTSFAHYLWIETNPSGKLNQEQNVKIHYGEYTYGVIEKTDGEAFKSVAKFEVWVIHPDGTSTKLNLDKKEDYYSGSFTPTTNGVYTVQLKNDNIDVVDYSEYDFGIFKTYYQSFAKVKVGKTDAASTITEHGLSIKELPHKNEEKILQVNYKGQPLKEQEVKIYISDLWSKTLTTDAEGEISFKLPWNTTYTVETTKNEEVPGTYNGEDYEFIWHCATYCFPKK; from the coding sequence ATGAAAAAACTAAGCCTAATTTTTCTATTCTTACTTTGCTACAGCACATCATTTGCTCATTATTTATGGATAGAAACAAATCCCAGCGGTAAACTTAATCAAGAGCAAAATGTAAAAATTCACTACGGCGAGTATACTTATGGTGTTATTGAAAAAACCGACGGAGAAGCCTTTAAAAGTGTTGCTAAATTTGAAGTTTGGGTAATTCATCCCGATGGAACTTCCACTAAGCTGAATTTAGATAAAAAAGAAGATTATTATTCTGGTAGCTTCACTCCTACTACAAATGGTGTTTACACTGTTCAGCTAAAGAATGATAATATTGATGTTGTAGATTATTCTGAATATGACTTCGGAATTTTTAAAACCTATTACCAATCTTTTGCAAAAGTTAAGGTAGGAAAAACCGATGCGGCTTCAACTATTACTGAACATGGACTAAGCATTAAAGAGCTTCCGCATAAAAATGAAGAAAAAATACTTCAGGTAAACTACAAAGGTCAGCCTTTAAAAGAACAGGAAGTGAAAATTTATATTTCAGATCTATGGTCTAAAACACTAACTACAGATGCTGAAGGTGAAATTTCTTTTAAACTTCCTTGGAATACAACCTATACGGTAGAAACTACCAAAAATGAAGAAGTTCCGGGAACTTACAATGGGGAAGATTACGAATTTATCTGGCATTGTGCTACCTATTGTTTTCCGAAGAAATAA
- the murA gene encoding UDP-N-acetylglucosamine 1-carboxyvinyltransferase — protein sequence MGTFQIEGGHQLQGKIQPQGAKNEALQILCAVLLTSEEVIINNIPDIIDVNKLITLLGNLGVKIQKLGKGRYSFKSDQLDLEYLQSEQFKKDGSGLRGSIMIVGPLLGRFGKGYIPKPGGDKIGRRRLDTHFEGFINLGATFRYNKEDRFYGVEAPNGLKGKYMLLEEASVTGTANIVMAAVMAEGTTTIYNAACEPYLQQLCKMLNSMGANISGVGSNLLIIEGVKELGGCEHTILPDMVEIGSWIGLAAMTKSEITITNVNWEMLGLIPTTFKKLGIRIERRGDDIFIPAHTEGYEVQSFIDGSIMNISDAPWPGFTPDLLSIILVVATQAKGSVLIHQKMFESRLFFVDKLIDMGAKIILCDPHRATVIGHDFQSTLKATTMTSPDIRAGISLLIAALSAKGTSTIHNIEQIDRGYEDIEARLKSIGAKIERIE from the coding sequence ATGGGAACTTTTCAGATAGAAGGGGGGCATCAGCTTCAGGGGAAAATTCAGCCTCAGGGAGCAAAAAATGAAGCCTTGCAGATTCTTTGTGCAGTGTTATTAACTTCAGAAGAAGTAATTATCAATAATATACCAGATATTATTGATGTCAATAAATTAATAACCTTATTAGGGAATCTTGGCGTTAAGATTCAGAAATTAGGGAAAGGTCGCTATTCTTTTAAAAGTGATCAATTAGATCTTGAATATTTACAAAGCGAGCAGTTTAAGAAGGACGGAAGTGGCTTAAGAGGTTCTATTATGATCGTTGGCCCACTTTTAGGAAGATTTGGTAAAGGATATATTCCTAAACCAGGAGGTGATAAAATTGGTCGACGTCGTTTAGATACGCATTTTGAAGGTTTTATAAATCTTGGAGCTACTTTTCGATACAATAAAGAAGATCGTTTTTATGGAGTGGAAGCTCCTAACGGACTTAAAGGAAAGTACATGCTTTTAGAAGAAGCATCGGTAACCGGTACTGCTAATATCGTGATGGCTGCTGTAATGGCAGAAGGAACTACGACAATTTACAATGCTGCTTGTGAACCTTATCTACAACAGCTGTGTAAGATGTTGAATTCTATGGGAGCTAACATTAGTGGCGTAGGATCCAACTTATTAATTATTGAAGGAGTAAAAGAATTAGGAGGTTGCGAGCATACTATTTTACCAGATATGGTAGAAATAGGATCTTGGATTGGTCTTGCAGCAATGACGAAAAGTGAGATTACTATTACCAACGTGAATTGGGAGATGCTAGGTTTAATTCCTACTACCTTTAAAAAACTGGGAATTAGAATTGAGCGGCGAGGTGACGATATTTTTATTCCCGCACATACTGAGGGTTACGAGGTACAAAGCTTTATAGATGGCTCTATAATGAATATTAGTGATGCACCCTGGCCTGGTTTTACACCCGATTTGCTGAGTATCATTTTAGTAGTTGCTACGCAGGCTAAAGGCAGTGTGCTTATACACCAGAAAATGTTTGAAAGCAGACTTTTCTTCGTAGATAAGCTTATCGATATGGGCGCGAAAATTATCCTTTGCGATCCGCATCGAGCTACAGTTATTGGCCATGATTTCCAGTCAACATTAAAAGCGACTACAATGACATCGCCAGATATTAGAGCGGGAATTTCCTTATTAATTGCGGCACTTTCTGCAAAAGGAACATCTACGATCCATAATATCGAACAAATCGATAGAGGTTACGAAGATATTGAAGCTCGATTAAAAAGTATAGGTGCTAAAATAGAACGTATAGAATAA